The window ttgtgGAAACAAGACATCCGTCATATACTTGACAAATAACTTTACAAATAGGTAGCACATAAAACACTGGGAGAGTCTGAAAACATTGCTGATAAATATATCAGCATAGTACATTGCTTATTATATTCTTTCAGATCTTTTTTTATTACTGATATTATACTGATGGATTTTTTATGTTTGAATTATAGAACCTAAAAAAATGAAGTCTTTTCAGTTGCTTGACAgtttaatcaaaaataatatttatttaacaCAAAAAATATGAGTGATGAATTTCGTAATTGTCAGCTAATTTATTGTGGACGGCGTAGTCAATTTTGAACTGGCTCTTGAAATTGGTATTTTAGCTTCTAAGCATTTAGCAAAATATTGAAGACCTCCAAAACTGCAGGTATGCCGAGAAAATTTGTGATTtaaatattgttgatttaaatGAAACAATGCCGAGTTCTTTAATTGATATAGTACGTTTATTGCTGAATTAAGGAAAATAATATAGCACAAGAGATAATAATGACTATCTAGCGACCATGACATAGATAAGTGacaatttaaaacaaaattataaaaaatttaaagattttGCCTTTTCAAAGTGGGAGTAAAACAGCCCCctatgagtcaactctagttacgccaatggtctcaaatacatatggttCTGATGTAAATATTATTTTGTCTTATACACGATAACTTTTGAAAGGAAGGacttagaaacttgaaatttttacggAATGTTGCATTGGCGAAGCCAGCTTTCAAGATTAGGGGAGGCCAGTGGCGTGCTGCCACCCACTAAAATTTGACATCCACTAAGGCTTAAATAAATACAAGATTaacagaactataatttcgattTACTTTGGcatcccaaaaaaaaatctaatatatGTATTTAGAATGATTTATTCTACATAGGATGATTCATTTGATACAATTGGTATTTTATGTAAAACATTTATTCAGAACATTATAGTTAAATAGGAtcataattcatatcaatcAACACTGAAATTCTTTGCCAATTCTTCTTTATTCAAATAGCGATTCATCCAAACCcatctgaaaagaaaaaaattgcattatattttatgtttaaTTACGATCATGATGATTCTATAAAAAGCGATACCGTCAGTTTCTGTATTATTTTTGGAAATCACCTAATCTTTATCTCCACATTGAAAGTCTTTGgacgatttgaaaataaaaattagtgTTCCATCAACtcgaaaaataaaatcaaattacaAAATATGAATTGATCGAAATGCTAAAGCACCTTAACTACTGAAAGGGTTCTGAAAAATCTTTCTTTTAGGAGGTAAGTAATATTaaacgaaataaatgaaatcattgaatgattaatGAAAGAACTTCAAAAAGTATTCCATACCTCTTTTCCTTTCTTTACTCCACATTGTGCTAATAGAGTAGCATACTTGCATTTGTCATCTAATGATGATACTGAAAACgaaacaaatattaaaaaatacataattagtTACATACATAAGAAATAGGCATGTAGAAGAATAATTTCTGTTTCTACATTTTTTCATGTTGAAACTAATCACAATGCGTCCTTTATCTTTAGTGCACTCGGAATAATAAAAAGTAGGTATTCACCTTCTTCTGCACAAGCTTTTCCAATAGTCATTAGTTTTTCGTATAAATCAGGATCATCAGCCTTAAGTGGCTCCATCATTTTTATTGCTCCTTCGGCATGAAGGGACCCATCTGCATGCatctttaataaaaaatattattggcATATAATCTACGAAGCATTTAAAGAAAATAGTCCAGATTTTCGGGAAAACTatcttatttcaataaaattattttagtttgagaaatatacaaggtgttcccaaattgcaggtacaaaggaaaatgagagattcgcTAGgacaattttaagaaaaaaagtcctataaacatgggcccgcaaaagctttattttcgagatacagggtgtttcttgtaatcctacttttttgtgacgattataccagtttattgaatctttattaatcttcgataCAGATTGAGTGAATAAGTACAAAAACttatatataattaatttattcatcacagcttatagtaactgaatatttattcaattataataatttgaattttcctgag is drawn from Harmonia axyridis chromosome 7, icHarAxyr1.1, whole genome shotgun sequence and contains these coding sequences:
- the LOC123684662 gene encoding general odorant-binding protein 19d-like; the protein is MFRFIVVACVAVVAVNGLSQELKEKFMERLETVGGECAAEVGANEDDIAELIAHKMPSRHEGECMIFCFYKHFDMMHADGSLHAEGAIKMMEPLKADDPDLYEKLMTIGKACAEEVSSLDDKCKYATLLAQCGVKKGKEMGLDESLFE